In the genome of Streptomyces sp. SAI-127, the window TCCGGCTGAACTCCGCCGGACCGTCGGCCGGTCGCACTGTTCTCCGGGCTGCCGGGTGGGGGGCTCAGCAGCCGTAGTCGACCAGGTCGAACGTGTCGTAGTGGTCGGCCGTGTAGTAGTCCTCCTGCGTCTTCTCACCGGTGACGATCCGGCGAGCTCCGCGCGTGGAGGATCCGGGCGTGATGACCGTGTACTCGTGGTAGTAGCCGGTCGATTGGCTCGGCAGGACGCCTTCGCGGTTCTGGAAGACGACGCCGTCCTGTGAGTAGGGGTAGGGGCCGCCCTGCTCGATGAGGTCCAGGGTGTCGTACGCCTGGGAGGGCAGATCGCTGTAGCAGATGCTGCCGACCGCGGCCGCCGCCGGGGTGGCGGTGACGGCGCCGCCGACCAGGAGAGCGGACAGGACGGCGGCAGCGGTGCCGATGCGAGTGATCCGTGGGGGGAATCTCATGCCCTCCATGATGACGCGCGTAGACAGTGGCATGTCAATGACAACCCAGGAGATTTTCCCGTCAAGTCCGATGAGTTTTCGGGAAGTTAACCTGCCGCCCGGAGCCTTCACGCGAGCCGGGGCACGGCATGGGTCAGGACCGGCTGCGGAGGTTCTCGATCCGTTGGGCGAAGCTGTGGAACGAGCTCTGGACGTCCATGGCTTCGGTGAGGCTGGTTCCCGCCTTGCCGGCCTTGGCGTTGCGCACGCAGTGCGAAGCGGCCGTGTCGAGCCGGTCGAGCGACTCTTTCCAATGGGCCTGGGCAATGTCGTCCGGCAGTTCGCCGTAGGCCCTGGCCGCCTTCACGTCGTCGAGCACCTGACTGCATTGCGACGCGACGGTGGGGTCCGAGCCGATCGGATCGCTCACCTGAATCAGCGTGGTCACGTCCTTGGCTATGGCGGTCATGTGCTTCTGACCGCCCTTCTCGGACCAGCTCGCCAAGGTCTCCTCGTCGTCGGAGCAGCTTGCCAGGGTGGTGAGCAGCAGGGCCGCGCCGGCCGAGACGAGAGCACCTCGTACGGCGGGACGCGAGCGGACCGACAGGTTCATGGATGCACCCTTTTCCTCACGTGAGAACGGCCCATGCTCTCGAGTTACAGCCCTGGATGCGTCGGGGGAATTACTGACCCCTCTACGTAGGTCGTCATGACCGAGGTCGGTGTCCGAACGCCGCCAGCGATTCCGGGGCCGCGCCGGTGGAATGGGTGTCATGACAACGACTTACGGAACTCTGAACGGCAAGGTCGCGCTCGTCACCGGCGGCAGCCGGGGGATCGGTGCGGCTACGGCGGTGCGGCTGGCGCGGGAGGGCGCGGACGTGGCCCTGACGTACGTGGACGGCAAGGAGGCGGCCTCGGACGTCGTACGGCGGGTCGAGGCGCTGGGGCGGCGGGCCGTCGCCCTGCGGGCGGACTCCGCGGACGCGGAAGAGGCGGCGGGGGCGGTTCTCCGTACGGCGGAGGCGCTCGGCGGGCTGGATGTGCTGGTGAACAACGCGGGCGTCGGGGTGCTCGGTCCGCTGGGCGAGCTGTCCCTCGCGGAGGTCGACCGGGTGCTGGCCGTCAACGTGCGCGGGGTGTTTCTGGCCTCTCAGGCGGCGTCCGCGCGGATGCGGGACGGGGGGCGCATCATCACGATCGGCAGCTGTATGACCCAGCGGGTGCCGGGCCCCGGCGGGACCCTGTACGCGACGAGCAAGTCGGCGCTGACCGGGCTGACGAAGGCCCTCGCGCGTGAGCTGGGGCCGCGGGGGATCACGGCGAACATCGTGCATCCCGGGCCGACGGACACCGACATGAACCCGGCGGACGGGCCGTTCGCGGCGGGGCAGGCCGCGATGACCGCGGTGGGGCGGTTCGGCACGGCGGAGGAAGTGGCGTCGATGGTGGCGTATCTGGCGGACGCGGCGTACGTCACCGGTGCGGAGTTCTCGGTGGACGGGGGGCACGCGGCGTGAGGTAGCCGCATCTTCTTCTCGCCTCGCCGCCCCTACCCGTGCGCCCCCCGGGGGCGCACGGCGGTGTTACGCCACGCTCGCGTGTGCAGCGGGCGGAGGCGGCGCGGCGGGCGTCGCTGCGGCCGCCCGCCGCCGGGTGCCCGGGGGGCGTTACCCCCGAGCACCCGCCTCAGCCGCCCAGCTCCTGATGCCTCGCCGACAGCGTCGCCGCGCCGCTCTCCGTCAGCGAACCGAACAGCCGCAGCCGCGAGATCCCGCCGTCGGGGAAGATGTCCACGCGCGCGTGCGTGCCCACCGCAGGCGTCGGCAGCACGAAGCGGTGGTTCGTGTCGGGCTGGAGGCGCGTGCGCGGGAGGACCTCCTGCCAGTCGCCGTCCCGGACCGACACCGATGCCCAGCCCGCGCTGTTCCCCTTCAGATACGCCGTGTCGATCTCGATCGCGCGGATCCGGGACTGGGCCACCAGCCGGTAGCGGATCCAGTCGTTCCCCCGGTCACGACGGCGGCGGGTCTCCCAGCCGTCGTCCATCTTGCGGGAGCGCCCCGGCTGGATGGTGTTCGACGCCGGCGAGTAGAAGAGGTTGGACGCGTCCTCCGCCTGGCCGCCGTTCTCGAGGGCGACCACGTCGAAGGTGCCGAGGATCTCCAGCCACGCGGGGTCCGGCACGACCTCGCCGTACACGCGCAGGCGGGCGATGCCGCCGTCGGGGTGCTGGTTGACCCGCAGGTGCGTGAAGCGCTGTTCCAGCGACACGGAGAAGCCGTTCGCCGCATGGCCGCCGACCGGCGTCCGCGGAACGAGCGTCGTCCACTTCACGTCGTCGCCCAGCAGTTCCTCCGGGGACGGGGAGCCCTTCACGGACGTGCCTTCGACCGACACCGCCTGCGGGTAGTTGCCGCGGAAGTGCGCCGTGTCGACCACGATCCCCCTGATCACCCCGGGCGCGCCCAGGCGCACCAGCGCCCAGTCGTGGTCCTCCGCCGTCGGCCAGGGGTGTTCGGCCGAGGCGCCCCGGCGGCGCCGCGTCTCCCAGCCGTCCATGATCTTGCCCTTGTGCCCGAAGTGCTCGGGGTCGAACTCGGCCCGTTCGGGCATCAGAAGGTTCTCGCGCTGGGCGAAGAACTCGTCGTTGGCGGCGATGACTCCGGCGCCGAGCGTCCGTGCGGCGAGGTTGGCGTACTGGGTGAAGGGAAAGTCGGCGGTGCGGTAGTCCGCGTACGGGTCACCGCCGCCGTACGGGTTCGCGTCGCCGGTGAAGCTGGGAATCGCCGTCACGTACATGTGCCTTTCTGGAGTGGGCCGGTGCGGGTGGATCAGGGCGTACGGGTGAGCAGTCGGCCCTTCGGAGCCGTGAACTCGCCGTCCGCCACGATGCGTTCGCCGCGCAGCCAGGTCGACTTCACGACGCCGTACAGGGTCTTGCCCGCGTACGCCGTGACACGGTTGCGGTGCTGGAGGGCCGCCGGGTCCACGGTGAAGGTCTCGTCGGGCGCGAGGACCGCGAAGTCGGCGTCGCGGCCGGCCTCGATGGCGCCCTTGCGGTCCAGGCCGACCAGTTGGGACGTCCGCGCGGACATCCAGCGGACCACGTCCTCCAGCGAGTGACCGCGCCTGCGGGCCTCCGTCCAGACCGCCGCCAGACTCAGCTGAAGGCCCGAGATGCCGCCCCACGCGGTGGCGAAGTCGTCCGTCTTCAGGTCGGCCGTGGACGGCGAGTGGTCGGTGACCACGCAGTCGATCGTGCCGTCGGCCAGCGCCTGCCACAGCAGGTCCTGGTTGGCGGACTCACGGATGGGCGGGCAGCACTTGAACTCGCTGGCGCCGTCCGGGACTTCCTCGGCGGTGAGGGTGAGGTAGTGCGGGCAGGTCTCGATCGTGATGCGGACGCCCTCCGCCTTGGCCCGGGCGATCAGCGGCAGGGCGTCGGACGACGACAGGTGAAGCACGTGCACGCGCGCGTCCAGCCGCTTCGCCTGGGCGATGAGCTGGGCGATCGCCGTGTCCTCGGCGTCGCGCGGACGGGACGCCAGGAAGTCCGCGTATCTCGGACCGGACTGCTGCGGGGCGGTCTCCAGATGGTGCGGGTCCTCGGCGTGCACGATCAGCAGGCCGCCGAAGGAGGCGATCTCGGCCAGGGAGCGGGCGAGCCCGTCCTGGTCGAGATGCGGGAACTCGTCCACGCCCGACGGGGACAGGAACGCCTTGAAGCCGAAGACACCCGACTCGTGCAGCGGGCGCAGGTCCTTGACGTTGTCGGG includes:
- the allB gene encoding allantoinase AllB, which produces MSDTELVLRSTRVITPEGTRAASVAVAGGRITAVLPYETSVSGSARIEDLGDDVLLPGLVDTHVHVNDPGRTEWEGFWTATRAAAAGGITTLVDMPLNSLPPTTTVDHLRTKQDVAADKAHIDVGFWGGALPDNVKDLRPLHESGVFGFKAFLSPSGVDEFPHLDQDGLARSLAEIASFGGLLIVHAEDPHHLETAPQQSGPRYADFLASRPRDAEDTAIAQLIAQAKRLDARVHVLHLSSSDALPLIARAKAEGVRITIETCPHYLTLTAEEVPDGASEFKCCPPIRESANQDLLWQALADGTIDCVVTDHSPSTADLKTDDFATAWGGISGLQLSLAAVWTEARRRGHSLEDVVRWMSARTSQLVGLDRKGAIEAGRDADFAVLAPDETFTVDPAALQHRNRVTAYAGKTLYGVVKSTWLRGERIVADGEFTAPKGRLLTRTP
- a CDS encoding ribonuclease domain-containing protein, producing the protein MRFPPRITRIGTAAAVLSALLVGGAVTATPAAAAVGSICYSDLPSQAYDTLDLIEQGGPYPYSQDGVVFQNREGVLPSQSTGYYHEYTVITPGSSTRGARRIVTGEKTQEDYYTADHYDTFDLVDYGC
- the alc gene encoding allantoicase, with the translated sequence MTAIPSFTGDANPYGGGDPYADYRTADFPFTQYANLAARTLGAGVIAANDEFFAQRENLLMPERAEFDPEHFGHKGKIMDGWETRRRRGASAEHPWPTAEDHDWALVRLGAPGVIRGIVVDTAHFRGNYPQAVSVEGTSVKGSPSPEELLGDDVKWTTLVPRTPVGGHAANGFSVSLEQRFTHLRVNQHPDGGIARLRVYGEVVPDPAWLEILGTFDVVALENGGQAEDASNLFYSPASNTIQPGRSRKMDDGWETRRRRDRGNDWIRYRLVAQSRIRAIEIDTAYLKGNSAGWASVSVRDGDWQEVLPRTRLQPDTNHRFVLPTPAVGTHARVDIFPDGGISRLRLFGSLTESGAATLSARHQELGG
- a CDS encoding SDR family oxidoreductase, which produces MGVMTTTYGTLNGKVALVTGGSRGIGAATAVRLAREGADVALTYVDGKEAASDVVRRVEALGRRAVALRADSADAEEAAGAVLRTAEALGGLDVLVNNAGVGVLGPLGELSLAEVDRVLAVNVRGVFLASQAASARMRDGGRIITIGSCMTQRVPGPGGTLYATSKSALTGLTKALARELGPRGITANIVHPGPTDTDMNPADGPFAAGQAAMTAVGRFGTAEEVASMVAYLADAAYVTGAEFSVDGGHAA